Proteins co-encoded in one Vidua chalybeata isolate OUT-0048 chromosome 18, bVidCha1 merged haplotype, whole genome shotgun sequence genomic window:
- the TPST2 gene encoding protein-tyrosine sulfotransferase 2, which yields MRVTTRRVLLLVGSVAALMVTLHLGQQVLECQQVLSERRHRLMRPENEELVMVDANHVEYRYSKDMPLIFIGGVPRSGTTLMRAMLDAHPEVRCGEETRIIPRVLAMRQAWSKSGREKMRLDEAGVTDQVLDAAMQAFILEVIAKHGEPARYLCNKDPFTLKSSVYLSRLFPNSKFLLMVRDGRASVHSMITRKVTIAGFDLNSYRDCLTKWNKAIEVMYSQCLEIGRARCLPVYYEQLVLHPEQSMHNIMRFLDISWSDTVLHHEELIGKPGGVSLSKIERSTDQVIKPVNMEALSKWIGHIPGDVLQDMAHIAPMLARLGYDPYANPPNYGHPDPLVVNNTHRVLKGDYKTPANLKGHLQVTQNTSSSH from the exons atgcGGGTCACCACGCgcagggtgctgctgctggtgggctCGGTGGCGGCCCTGATGGTGACCCTGCACCTCGGGCAGCAGGTCCTGGAGTGCCAGCAGGTCCTGAGCGAGAGGAGGCACAGGCTGATGAGGCCGGAGAACGAGGAGCTGGTGATGGTGGACGCCAACCACGTGGAGTACCGGTACAGCAAGGACATGCCCCTGATCTTCATCGGCGGCGTCCCGCGCAGCGGCACCACGCTGATGAGGGCCATGCTGGACGCTCACCCCGAGGTGCGCTGCGGGGAGGAGACCCGCATCATCCCCCGCGTGCTGGCCATGCGCCAGGCCTGGTCCAAGTCCGGCCGCGAGAAGATGCGCCTGGACGAGGCGGGGGTGACGGACCAGGTGCTGGACGCGGCCATGCAGGCCTTCATCCTGGAAGTGATCGCCAAGCACGGCGAGCCCGCCAGGTACCTGTGCAACAAGGACCCCTTCACGCTCAAGTCCTCCGTGTACCTGTCCCGGCTGTTCCCCAACTCCAAGTTCCTGCTGATGGTGCGGGACGGGCGCGCCTCGGTGCACTCCATGATCACGCGCAAGGTGACGATCGCCGGCTTCGACCTGAACAGCTACCGGGACTGCCTGACCAAGTGGAACAAGGCCATCGAGGTGATGTATTCCCAGTGCCTGGAGATCGGCCGCGCCCGCTGCCTGCCCGTCTACTACgagcagctggtgctgcaccCCGAGCAGTCCATGCACAACATCATGAGGTTCCTGGACATCTCCTGGAGCGACACGGTGCTGCACCACGAGGAGCTCATCGGGAAGCCCGGTGGGGTGTCCCTTTCCAA GATAGAGAGGTCAACAGACCAGGTGATCAAGCCGGTGAACATGGAGGCGTTATCCAAATGGATCGGGCACATCCCGGGGGATGTGCTGCAGGACATGGCCCACATCGCCCCCATGCTCGCCAGGCTCGGCTACGACCCCTACGCCAACCCCCCCAACTACGGCCACCCCGACCCCCTGGTTGTCAACAACACGCACAGG GTTTTAAAGGGGGATTATAAAACACCGGCCAATCTCAAAGGTCACCTGCAG GTGACTCAGAACACGTCATCTTCTCACTAA
- the LOC128797271 gene encoding translation initiation factor IF-2-like, whose product MEETEPAPSELLPRQPNHPARHIRAPSCLHEPSWEPCSSSAATFICNHWATKACAHALSAGLQPAHRAPSTALRPQHRSVSPAPHTQHRSASPAPHTQHRSDHASPPGTPSTVHRAPPRTAHRASSAAPRPVRFARATHRAPSRYQAAPAGSRDRPPRSPAAATCQPARPGGQTAGTQARYPGRAGPVPAPPPVPPALTGAAAGPERRETRRRHAHAGPGSPPAAPRVRRARRAPGGTGGTEPGSDPEPVSLPVPVPVLLPAPVPAVAAQPSPRVAGSAPRRAARGLTVIPGPRPGPAAASVQRSAAPPSLPAL is encoded by the exons ATGGAAGAAACGGAACCGGCTCCTTCCGAGCTGCTGCCTCGTCAGCCAAACCACCCTGCACGGCACATCCGAGCGCCTTCCTGTCTGCACgagcccagctgggagccctgctcctcctctgctgccactTTCATCTGCAATCACTGGGCCACCAAGGCCTGTGCCCATGCCCTGAGTGCTGgcctgcagccagct CACCGAGCACCCAGCACCGCTCTGCGTCCCCAGCACCgctctgtgtccccagcaccgCACACCCAGCACCGCTCTGCGTCCCCAGCACCGCACACCCAGCACCGTTCCGATCACGCATCACCGCCCGGTACCCCCAGCACCGTGCACCGCGCACCCCCCCGCACTGCGCACCGAGCATCCtccgccgctccgcgccccgtTCGCTTCGCCCGCGCCACCCACCGAGCCCCGAGCCGGTACCAGGCGGCGCCCGCCGGTAGCAGGGACCGCCCGCCGCGCAGCCCGGCCGCTGCCACCTGCCAGCCGGCGCGGCCGGGGGGACAAACGGCAGGGACACAGGCGCGGTacccgggccgggccgggccggttcccgcgccgcccccggtgccccccgcaCTCAccggggccgccgccggcccGGAGCGGCGCGAGACGCGGCGACGTCACGCGCACGCGGGGCCGGGAtccccgcccgccgctccgCGCGTGCGCCGCGCGCGCCGGGCACCGGGCGGCACCGGGGGAACCGAGCCCGGGAGCGACCCCGAGcccgtgtccctgcccgtgcccGTGCCGGTGCTGCTGCCCGCGCCGGTACCGGCCGTGGCCGCGCAGCCGTCCCCGCGAGTTGCCGGGAGCGCTCCGCGCCGCGCTGCCCGCGGCCTCACCGTTATCCCCGGTCCCCGCCCCGGTCCcgctgctgcctctgtgcagCGCTCGGCAGCGCCGCCGTCACTGCCGGCGCTGTAA
- the CRYBB1 gene encoding beta-crystallin B1, translating to MSETTKPAAPGQAADDKEKAAPAPTPSLDPAPVANSKGEEPSPEAFRIVVFDQENFQGRQMEFTTECLNLADRGFDRVRSVIVTSGPWVAYEQANMRGEMFILEKGEYPRWDTWSSSYRSDCFMSMRPIKMEAEDHKISLYESADFKGNKMEIQEDDVPSLWAYGFCDRVGSVQVPSGTWVGYQYPGYRGYQYLFETGDFRHWNEWSAFQPQIQSIRRIRDMQWDQKGTFVTPDAPSD from the exons ATGTCTGAGACCACAAAACCCGCTGCTCCTGGCCAGGCTGCGGATGACAAGGAgaaggcagctcctgctccaacTCCATCCCTCGACCCTGCTCCTGTCGCAAACAGCAAGGGCGAGGAGCCCTCCCCAGAAGCCTTCAGG ATTGTTGTCTTCGACCAGGAGAACTTCCAGGGCAGGCAGATGGAGTTCACCACCGAGTGCCTGAACCTGGCTGACCGTGGCTTCGACCGGGTGCGCAGCGTCATTGTCACCTCTGGACC ctgggTGGCCTATGAGCAGGCCAACATGCGTGGGGAGatgttcatcctggagaagggCGAGTACCCTCGCTGGGACACTTGGTCCAGCAGCTACCGGAGCGACTGCTTCATGTCCATGCGTCCCATCAAAATG GAGGCTGAGGACCACAAAATCTCCCTCTACGAGTCTGCTGACTTCAAGGGCAACAAGATGGAAATCCAGGAGGACGATGTGCCCAGCCTCTGGGCTTATGGCTTCTGCGACCGCGTGGGCAGCGTGCAGGTGCCCAGTGGAAC ctgggTCGGGTACCAGTACCCTGGCTACAGAGGCTACCAGTACCTGTTTGAGACCGGCGACTTCCGACACTGGAATGAGTGGTCTGCCTTCCAGCCCCAGATCCAGTCCATCCGCCGCATCCGGGACATGCAGTGGGACCAGAAGGGCACCTTTGTCACCCCCGACGCGCCCTCCGACTGA
- the CRYBA4 gene encoding beta-crystallin A4, with protein MTHRCKKSSGLWKIVVWDEPFFQGKKHEFTTDCYSTPEHGFSTVRSCKIESGAWAGFEHCGFQGQQFVLERGEYPCWEAWSGSNAYHVERMCSFRPIACADHGRSRLMLFEEENFQGKRAEMSDDCPSLPALGWGSSTVGSFLVRSGAWVCSQYPGYRGFQYLLESDSPAGEYKHVREWGSHAQTGQVQSIRRVQQ; from the exons ATGACCCACCGCTGCAAGAAATCCTCCGGTCTCTGGAAG ATCGTGGTGTGGGATGAGCCTTTCTTCCAGGGCAAGAAGCACGAGTTCACCACCGACTGCTACAGCACCCCAGAGCACGGCTTCAGCACCGTCCGCTCCTGCAAGATCGAGAGCGGGGC GTGGGCAGGCTTCGAGCACTGCGGCTTCCAGGGGCAGCAGTTCGTGCTGGAGCGCGGCGAGTACCCGTGCTGGGAGGCGTGGAGCGGCAGCAACGCCTACCACGTGGAGAGGATGTGCTCCTTCCGCCCCATCGCCTGCGCC GACCACGGACGGAGCAGGTTGATGCTCTTTGAGGAGGAGAACTTCCAGGGCAAGCGGGCAGAGATGAGCGACGACTGCCCCTCGCTGCCcgccctgggctggggcagcagcaccgTGGGCTCCTTCCTTGTCCGCTCCGGCGC GTGGGTCTGCTCGCAGTACCCGGGGTACCGGGGCTTCCAGTACCTCCTGGAGAGCGACAGCCCCGCGGGCGAGTACAAGCACGTGCGGGAGTGGGGGTCCCACGCGCAGACGGGCCAGGTCCAGTCCATCCGCAGGGTCCAGCAGTGA